The window GCCCGGCGGGCCCTCGAGGTCGCCGCGGCCGGCGGTCACCATCTCCTGCTGCACGGCGCGCCGGGTTCGGGCAAGACGATGCTGGCGAGTCGCCTGCCCGGCCTGCTGCCGCGGCTGGAGGGCCGACGGGCGCTCGAGGTCAGCGAGATCCACTCGGTGGCCGGTCTGCTCCCGCCCGGCGCCCCGCTCGTCGAGCAGCCGCCGTACTGCCAGCCGCACCACTCCGCCTCGCTCGCGGCGATGGTCGGGGGCGGCGCGGCCAAGGACCTCCGGCCGGGGGCGGCGTCCGTCGCGCACCACGGCGTCCTGTTCCTCGACGAGGTGGCCGAGTTCAAGCCGTCGGTGCTCGACGCGCTCCGCCAGCCCCTGGAGGGCGGGGAGGTCGTCCTCTCCCGGTCCGGGGTGACGGCGCGCTTCCCCGCCCGTTTCCTGCTCGTGATGGCGGCCAACCCGTGCCCGTGCGGCTCCCCGTCCGGCCCGCGGAGCTGCACGTGCTCGTCCGAGGCCCGGCGCCGGTACGCGGCCCGGCTCTCCGGGCCACTGCTCGACCGGATCGACATCCAGGTGATGGTCGACCGGCCGAGCCGGCACGAGCTCGTCAACGCCCCGGACGGGGAGGGCACCGAGGTGGTGGCCGACCGGGTGGCCCTGGCCCGGGAGCGCGCGGCCCACCGGCTGCGGGACACCCCGTGGTCGCTGAACACCTCGGTGTCGGCCCGTGCAATGCGGACGCGGTTCGCGCCCGCCGCCGACGCGATGGCGCTGGTGGAGGCGGCGCTCGACCGCGGTGCCCTGTCCGCCCGCGGCCTCGCGAAGGTGCTCCGGCTCGCCTGGACGCTGACCGACCTGGCCGGCCACGACCGGCCCGGGCTCGACGAGGTCGGTCAGGCGCTCGCCCTGCGGGCCGGCGCCGGGGGGAGCTGGGCATGAGCGCGCAACTGAACTTCCCGGTGGGCCCGGAGCAGGAGGCGCTGGCCGCGCTGCTCGCCGCCGCCGAGCCCGGCGACGCCCGGCTGGGGACCGAGCTGGACCGGTGGGGGCCGGCCGAGCTGGTCCATCGGGTCCGGAGCGGGTGCGGCGGATTCCCCGGCGCCTCGGCGCTGCGCCGGCGGCTGGAGACCGTCGACGGCGCCGAGCAGCTCGGCCGGGCGGGGGCACTGGACGCCGTCCTCGTCGCCCGCGGCGACCCGGACTGGCCGACGCAGCTCGACGACCTGGGGGACAGCCGCCCGCTCGCACTGTGGCTGCGGGGCTCGGCCGCGCTGCGCCCGGCGCTGCTGCGCTCCGCGGCGGTGGTGGGCTCGCGCACCGCGTCGGCCTACGGGTTGCGCGTCGCCGCCGACCTCGGCTCGGACCTCGCCGAGCACGGCTGGACGGTCGTGTCCGGCGCGGCGCTCGGCATCGACGGCGCGGCGCACCGCGGGGCGCTCGCCGGGGGTGGGCCGACGGTCGCCGTCCTGGCCGGCGGTCTCGACGTGCCGTACCCCGTCGCGCACGCCCGGTTGCTCGACCAGATCGCGGAGGAGGGGATCGTGATCAGCGAGTCCGGGCTCGGGGCGGCGCCAATGCGGCACCGGTTCCTCACGCGCAACCGCCTGATCGCGGCGTTGACCCGGGGGACGGTCGTCGTCGAGGCCGCGATGCGCAGCGGGGCGCTGAGCACCGCCCGCTACGCGGCCGACCTGAACCGGCCGGTGCTGGCGGTCCCCGGGCCGGTCACCTCGACCGTCTCCGCCGGGTCGAACGACCTGCTGCGTACCCGCGGGGCGGTCCCGGTGACCTGCGCCGGGGAGGTGATCGAGGACCTGGGCCGGATCGGGGCGGACCTGCTGCCCACGCGGCCCGCCGAGCAGCGACCGCACGACGCGCTCTCCCGGCGGCAGGCGGAGGTCATCGGGGCCTTGCCGGCCCGGCGGCCGGTCGCGGTCGACGAGGTCGCCCGCCGCTGCGGGCTCGACCCGGCCGCCGCGAGCGCGGAACTCGGGCAGCTCGCCCTGCTCGGGATGGTCGAGCGCATCGACGGCGGGTGGCGGCCCACCCGCCGGGGGCGGGGACGCGCGAGCTGAGCGGCGCAACGGCATACCCACACGTGGGGACTTCCACACCCGTTCGGCGCGCCGGTGCTTGCGCCACGCCCGCCGGGGCGGAACCGTGGCTGCATGGGCGATCGGGGGGTGGCTGCGGCACCGGCGCACGCGCCCGTGCCCGATCAGCTGCCGCCCGCCCTCGACGACGCCCTCGCGGCGTTCGAGACCTACCTGCGCGACGAACGGGCGTTCTCCGCCCACACCGTCCGTGCCTACCTCGGGGACGTGACCCGGCTGCTGCGGCACGCGGCGCGCTCGGGGGTCCGCGAGCCCGACGGCATCACGCTGCCGATCCTGCGCAGCTGGCTGGCGCTCGAGCGCACCACGCGCCATGCGGACTCCACGCTCGCGCGCCGCGCGGCGGCCGCGCGCGCCTTCACCGCCCACGCGCTGCGGACCGGTCGCGCGAGCACCGACCCCGGGGCCGGGCTGGCCAGCCCCAAGGTGCGCCGCGCCCTGCCGGGCGTGCTGACCGAGGACCAGGCCGCGACGCTGATGGCGGTCCCGGACCCGGAGGCGGGCCCCGTCGGCCTGCGCGACCGCGCGGTGCTCGAGGTCCTCTACGCGACCGGCCTGCGGGTGGGTGAGCTCGTCGGGCTCGACATCGACGACCTGGACCGGAGCCGACGCCTCGTGCGCGCCGTCGGCAAGGGCAACAAGGAACGCAGTGTCCCGCTCGGCCGGCCGGCGATGGACGCCGTCGACGCCTGGCTGACCCGTGGCCGGCCGGCGCTGACGACCCCGACCTCGGGCCCCGCGCTGTTCCTCGGCGCCCGCGGCGGCCGGCTCGACCAGCGCGCGGTCCGCACGATGGTGACCCGGTACCTGGGCGACGTCGCCGGCGCGGCGGCCCTCGGTCCGCACGGTCTGCGGCACAGTGCGGCCACCCACCTACTTGCGGGCGGAGCAGATTTGCGTAGCGTGCAGGAGTTGCTCGGTCACGCAACGCTCACCACGACCCAGATCTACACGCACGTATCCGTCGAGAGACTCAGGGCCTCCTATGAGCGAGCGCACCCGCGAGCCTGACGCCGCCGCGGCGGCGGACACGCTCGGGCCCGTGCCGTCCGTGGTGGTGGAGCACCCGACGGCGGGCACGGTCGCGCACGTCCCGGCGCAGGGTCGGGACGGGCACCCGGGCCCGACGGACGAGCTGCCGGCGCTGTGGCGGCGCTACCGCGAGGCTCGGGACGAGGCGACCCGCGAGCGGCTGATCCTGCACTACTCGCCGCTGGTCCGGCACGTGGCCGGCCGCGTCGCGGTGGGCCTGCCGCCCAACGTCGACATGGGCGACTGCGCGTCCTACGGGATGTTCGGGCTGATCGACGCGATCGAGAAGTACGACCCCGACCGCGGAGTGCGCTTCGAGCCGTACGCGATGAGCCGCATCCGCGGGGCGATCCTCGACGAGCTGCGGGCCCTGGACTGGATCCCGCGCTCGGTGCGCGCCAAGGCCCGCTCGGTGGAGCGCGGCTACCAGGCGCTCGAGGCGCGACTGCACCGCAGCCCGACCGAGGCCGAGCTCGCGGGCGAGCTCGGGATCAGCGTCGAGGACCTGCAGCAGACGTTCAGCCAGATCTCCGTCGTGAACGTCCTCGCCCTCGACGAGCTGCTCGCGGCCACCGACGAGCCGGGGGAGATGAACTTCGGTGACACCCTCGCCGACCTCACCGCCGACGACCCCGTCGCCGTGTTCGAGGACCAGGAGACGCGCGCGCTGCTGCTGAACGCGATCGCCGAGCTCACCGAGCGTGAGCGTCGCGTGATCCACCTGTACTACGTCGAGGGCATGACGCTGGCCGAGGTCGGCGAGCACGTCGGCGTCTCCGAGAGCCGGGTGTGCCAGATCCACTCCAAGGCGATGCTCGCCCTGCGCACCAAGCTGGCCGGCCGGCGCTGACCCGCCCGGCGCGGTCGTCGAGCGGCAGCAGCCGCGCCGACCCGGATGGCGGGGCCAGCAGCGTCATCGGGTCCCGGTACTCCGTCCCCGCGCGCAGGCCCCAGTGCAGGCACGCCCGCGGGCAGTGCGAGGACCGCTCCAGGCGGCCCAGGTCCGCCCCGCGGGTCACCGCGTCGCCCGCGTGCACGTCCGCCCGCACCGGTTCGTAGGTCGTCCGGAGGCCACCGGCGTGCAGGACGACCACCACCCCGCGTCCGGCCACCGGGCCCGCGAAGGTCACCACACCGGCGCCGGCCGCCCGCACCCCGGTCCCGGGCCCGGCCGCCAGGTCGGCCCCGCGGTGCCCCGGGGCGTACGGGCCGGCGGGGGCGTCGAACGGGCGCACGACGCTCACCGGACCGGCCAACGGAGCGGTCCAGGGGCCCGCCGACGGACCCGGGTCCGGGCCCGGGTCCGGGCCGGGGGAGACGGCGAGGGATGCCACCAGGGTGAGCGCGGTCGGGAGCGGGACAAGGGCGAAGATCGGCACCCGGGCATCGTCGCCGGGTCCGGGCGGGGCGGACGGCCGCCTGTGGACGAGGCGCAGGGTGCCTGGCCTGTGGATATCCCGGCGTCGGCCCACGCCGCGCGCCAGGTAGACTGCCCGGCGGCGACCCCCCCGGGGTCGTACTTCGCACGTCCTCCGGCGACTCCAGCGCGTCAGCGTTCGGAAACCCGGTGCGCGCACTCTCGGTCGGCCGTCTCGAAGAACGTCGAGTCCAGACAGCCGTTCGGTGCGCCCAGGACGTCAGGGCGTCGGCCGACCGGCCGGCGCAACAAACCGAGTGAAGCACGGCCGCGTTCGGCGGCCGGGCGAAGGAGAGAACCACCCATGGCCGTCGTCACGATGCGCCAGCTGCTCGAGAGCGGTGTCCACTTCGGGCACCAGACGCGCCGCTGGAACCCGAAGATGAAGCGCTACATCTTCACCGAGCGCAACGGCATCTACATCATCGATCTGCAGCAGTCGCTCTCCTACATCGACCGCGCGTTCGAGTTCGTCAAGGCCACCGTCGCCCACGGCGGCACGGTGATGTTCATCGGCACGAAGAAGCAGGCCCAGGAGGCCATCGCCGAGCAGGCGACCCGCGTCGGGATGCCGTACGTCAACCAGCGTTGGCTCGGCGGCATGCTGACCAACTTCTCCACCGTCTACAAGCGGCTGCAGCGTCTGAAGGAGCTCGAGGAGCTCGACTTCGACGACGTCGCCGGCTCGGGCATGACCAAGAAGGAACTGCTCGGTCTGCAGCGGGAGAAGGAGAAGCTGGAGAAGACCCTGGGCGGTATCCGGGACATGTCCCGTGTGCCGAGCGCGGTGTGGATCGTCGACACCAAGAAGGAGCACATCGCCGTCGGCGAGGCCCGCAAGCTGGGCATCCCGGTCGTCGCGATCCTCGACACCAACTGCGACCCCGACGAGGTCGACTACAAGATCCCGGGCAACGACGACGCGATCCGGTCGATCAGCCTGCTCACCCGCGTCGTGGCCGACGCCGTCGCCGAGGGCCTGATGGCCCGCTCCGGCGCGCGCGCCGGCGACGAGAAGCCCGCGGACGGTCAGCTGGCCACCGACGAGCCGCTCGCGGAGTGGGAGCGCGAGCTGCTCGCGACCCAGGCGGCCGGTGCCGAGGCTCCGGCCGAGGCCCCCGCCGAGGCCCCGGTTGCGGACGCGGCTCCGGCGGCTCCGGCGGCCGAGTAGGACCCGCCGCCGCGCGGCGGCCGGGTGTCCGGGGTCCCTCGGGAACCGCGGGAACCCGCCGGAATCAGAAGGCCGCCGCGCGCGTTGGGCCGACCCCCCAGGGGGTGCGCCCCCGAACGAACACACCACTTCGAAGGAACGGACGGCACAACGAGATGGCCGACTTCACCGCGGCGGACGTCAAGAAGCTCCGCGAGCTGACCGGCGCCGGGATGATGGACTGCAAGCGGGCGCTGGAGGAGACCGGTGGCGACTTCGACGCCGCCGTCGACCTGCTCCGTACCAAGGGTGCGGCCAAGGCCGCGAAGCGCAGCGCCGAGCGCAGCGCCAACTCGGGTCTGGTCGCGGCCTCGGGCAACGCCCTGGTCGAGCTGAACTCCGAGACCGACTTCGTCGCCAAGAACGAGCAGTTCCAGGACCTCGCGCAGGAGATCGCCGACTTCGTCGACTCCAGCAAGATCACGGACCGCGAGGAGCTGCTCGCGGCCGCGCTGCCGAACGGCAAGACGGTCCGCGAGTCGATCGACGCCGCCAGCGCGGTCATCGGCGAGAAGCTCGACCTGGGCCAGGTCGCGCGGTACGACGGCGACGTCGCGATCTACCTGCACCGCAAGAGCGCGGACCTGCCTCCGGCCGTCGGCGTGCTCGTCTCCTACGAGGGCGGCTCGCAGGACGCGGCCCGTGGCGCGGCCATGCAGATCGCCGCGATGAAGCCGCAGTACCTCTCGCGGGACGAGGTCCCGGCCGAGGTCGTCGAGCACGAGCGGCGCATCGCCGAGGCGACCGCGCGTGAGGAGGGCAAGCCGGAGGCGGCGCTGCCCAAGATCACCGAGGGTCGCGTGACCGGCTTCTTCAAGGACGTCGTCCTGCTGGAGCAGGCGTCGGTCCAGGACAGCAAGAAGAACGTCAAGGCCGTCCTCGACGAGGCGGGCGTGACCGTCAAGGCGTTCGCGCGCCTCTCGGTCGGCGGGGCCTGACGGCCACCGCTCACCGCGGCACCGACGAGAAGAGTTCGACAACGGCGAAGGGAAGCACCCGCGTGGATCAGGATCCTGGTAGCGCGGGTGCCTACACCCGGGGGGCTCCGCCCCCCGGGATCCCGCCGCAGAGCGCTTCTTTCCGCCGCGTGATGCTCAAGCTCTCCGGCGAGGTGCTCGCCGGCGAGAAGGGCATCGGCGTGGACCCGCTCGTCGTCCGCCTGATAGCTCGTCAGATCGCCGAGGCGGCCCGCACCGGGGTGCAGATCGCCGTTGTGCTCGGCGGCGGGAACTACTTCCGCGGCAAGGAACTCTCCCTCGCCGGGATGGACCGCAGCCGAGCCGACTACATGGGCATGCTCGGCACGATCATGAACTGCCTCGCCGTGCAGGACTTCATCGAGAAGCAGGGCGTCGAGACACGGGTCCAGACCGCGATCACCATGGGTCAGGTCGCGGAGCCCTACATCCCGCGGCGGGCGGTGCGGCACATGGAGAAGGGCCGCATCGTCATCTTCGGCGGCGGCCTCGGCGCACCGTTCTTCTCCACCGACACCACGGCCGCGCAGCGCGCGCTCGAGGTCGGCGCCCAGGCGGTCCTGATGGGCAAGCAGGGCGTGGACGGCGTCTACGACGCCGACCCCAAGCACCACCCCGAGGCGGTCCGGTTCGACCACCTCACCTACTCGGAATTCCTCACCCGAGGCCTGAAGGTCGCCGACGCCACCGCGATCGCGCTCTGCCGAGACAACTCGCTGCCGATCGTCGTCTTCGACCTGCTGGCTGAGGGCAACATCGGCCGAGCGGTCCGGGGTGAGAAGATCGGCACCCTCATCGGCGGCGAGATCTGATCGGCCCCCGCTGCGAAACGGGATAGGAGCACGCACATGATCGACGACACCCTGCTCGAGGCCGAGGAGAAGATGGAGAAGGCCGTCGAGGTCGCCAAGGAGGACTTCTCCGCGATCCGCACCGGCCGTGCCAACCCGGCGATGTTCTCCAAGATCATGGTCGACTACTACGGCGCCCTGACTCCGGTGAACCAGCTCGCCTCGTTCACCACGCCCGAGGCGCGCATGGTGATCGTGAGCCCCTACGACAAGGGCTCGCTGGCCGCCATCGAGAAGGCGATCCGTGACTCCGACCTCGGCGTGAACCCGAGCAACGACGGCTCGATCATCCGCGTCGTCCTGCCGCAGCTCACCGAGGAGCGGCGTAAGGAGTACATCAAGGTCGCCAAGGGCAAGGCCGAGGACGCGCGCATCTCCATCCGCAACATCCGTCGCCACGCGATGGAGGCCCTGCACAAGATGCAGAAGGACGGCGACGCGGGCGAGGACGACGTCCGCCGCGCGGAGAAGCACCTCGAGGACGTCACCCACAAGTACGTCGGCACCGTCGACGAGCTGCTCAAGCACAAGGAAGCCGAGCTCCTCGAGGTCTGAGGACTTCCGGTGACCGCTGCGACCGAGGAGCCCAGGAAGAGCCGGGCCGGGCGCAATCTGCCCGCCGCCATCGGCGTGGGCGTCGGCATGGGCTCGATCGCCACGGCCTCGCTGATCTTCGAGCCCGCGGTCTTCGTCGGCGTCGTGGCCGTCGCGATCCTCATCGCGCTCTGGGAGTTCGGCAACGCCCTCGCCACCACGGGGGTGCGGATCCCGCTCGTGCCGCTCGGCATCGGCACGGTCGCGATGCTCGCAGCCGCCTACGAGGCCGGCACCGAGTCCCTCATGGTCGGCCTGCTGCTGACCGTGCTGGGCGTCATCGGCTGGCGGATCGCCGAGGGTCCCGACGGCTTCGTCCGGGACGTCACCGCCGGCGTCTTCACCAGCGTCTACCTGCCCTTCCTCGCCGGCTTCGCGATCCTCATGGTCGCGGCGCCGAACGACGGCGCCGAGCGGGTGGCGACGTTCATCCTCGTCGTCGTCTGCAACGACGTC of the Sporichthya polymorpha DSM 43042 genome contains:
- the rpsB gene encoding 30S ribosomal protein S2 yields the protein MAVVTMRQLLESGVHFGHQTRRWNPKMKRYIFTERNGIYIIDLQQSLSYIDRAFEFVKATVAHGGTVMFIGTKKQAQEAIAEQATRVGMPYVNQRWLGGMLTNFSTVYKRLQRLKELEELDFDDVAGSGMTKKELLGLQREKEKLEKTLGGIRDMSRVPSAVWIVDTKKEHIAVGEARKLGIPVVAILDTNCDPDEVDYKIPGNDDAIRSISLLTRVVADAVAEGLMARSGARAGDEKPADGQLATDEPLAEWERELLATQAAGAEAPAEAPAEAPVADAAPAAPAAE
- a CDS encoding YifB family Mg chelatase-like AAA ATPase — encoded protein: MTRGLARGWSVALVGVTGQLVSIEADIGFGLPKFSLLGLPDAALNESRDRVRAAVINSGEPWPEHKVTVSMSPADLPKRGSRFDLALATIVLAASGEVPAEGLADRVLLGELGLDGGLRPLRGVLPAVTAAVRSGIKRVVVPEPNAEEAALVDDVEVLGIRSLAQFLAFLRGDEIPDAPPVPGVEPPPGPGPAEVLDLIDVRGQSEARRALEVAAAGGHHLLLHGAPGSGKTMLASRLPGLLPRLEGRRALEVSEIHSVAGLLPPGAPLVEQPPYCQPHHSASLAAMVGGGAAKDLRPGAASVAHHGVLFLDEVAEFKPSVLDALRQPLEGGEVVLSRSGVTARFPARFLLVMAANPCPCGSPSGPRSCTCSSEARRRYAARLSGPLLDRIDIQVMVDRPSRHELVNAPDGEGTEVVADRVALARERAAHRLRDTPWSLNTSVSARAMRTRFAPAADAMALVEAALDRGALSARGLAKVLRLAWTLTDLAGHDRPGLDEVGQALALRAGAGGSWA
- the pyrH gene encoding UMP kinase, coding for MLKLSGEVLAGEKGIGVDPLVVRLIARQIAEAARTGVQIAVVLGGGNYFRGKELSLAGMDRSRADYMGMLGTIMNCLAVQDFIEKQGVETRVQTAITMGQVAEPYIPRRAVRHMEKGRIVIFGGGLGAPFFSTDTTAAQRALEVGAQAVLMGKQGVDGVYDADPKHHPEAVRFDHLTYSEFLTRGLKVADATAIALCRDNSLPIVVFDLLAEGNIGRAVRGEKIGTLIGGEI
- a CDS encoding tyrosine recombinase XerC, whose product is MGDRGVAAAPAHAPVPDQLPPALDDALAAFETYLRDERAFSAHTVRAYLGDVTRLLRHAARSGVREPDGITLPILRSWLALERTTRHADSTLARRAAAARAFTAHALRTGRASTDPGAGLASPKVRRALPGVLTEDQAATLMAVPDPEAGPVGLRDRAVLEVLYATGLRVGELVGLDIDDLDRSRRLVRAVGKGNKERSVPLGRPAMDAVDAWLTRGRPALTTPTSGPALFLGARGGRLDQRAVRTMVTRYLGDVAGAAALGPHGLRHSAATHLLAGGADLRSVQELLGHATLTTTQIYTHVSVERLRASYERAHPRA
- the dprA gene encoding DNA-processing protein DprA; the encoded protein is MSAQLNFPVGPEQEALAALLAAAEPGDARLGTELDRWGPAELVHRVRSGCGGFPGASALRRRLETVDGAEQLGRAGALDAVLVARGDPDWPTQLDDLGDSRPLALWLRGSAALRPALLRSAAVVGSRTASAYGLRVAADLGSDLAEHGWTVVSGAALGIDGAAHRGALAGGGPTVAVLAGGLDVPYPVAHARLLDQIAEEGIVISESGLGAAPMRHRFLTRNRLIAALTRGTVVVEAAMRSGALSTARYAADLNRPVLAVPGPVTSTVSAGSNDLLRTRGAVPVTCAGEVIEDLGRIGADLLPTRPAEQRPHDALSRRQAEVIGALPARRPVAVDEVARRCGLDPAAASAELGQLALLGMVERIDGGWRPTRRGRGRAS
- the frr gene encoding ribosome recycling factor, translated to MIDDTLLEAEEKMEKAVEVAKEDFSAIRTGRANPAMFSKIMVDYYGALTPVNQLASFTTPEARMVIVSPYDKGSLAAIEKAIRDSDLGVNPSNDGSIIRVVLPQLTEERRKEYIKVAKGKAEDARISIRNIRRHAMEALHKMQKDGDAGEDDVRRAEKHLEDVTHKYVGTVDELLKHKEAELLEV
- the tsf gene encoding translation elongation factor Ts; protein product: MADFTAADVKKLRELTGAGMMDCKRALEETGGDFDAAVDLLRTKGAAKAAKRSAERSANSGLVAASGNALVELNSETDFVAKNEQFQDLAQEIADFVDSSKITDREELLAAALPNGKTVRESIDAASAVIGEKLDLGQVARYDGDVAIYLHRKSADLPPAVGVLVSYEGGSQDAARGAAMQIAAMKPQYLSRDEVPAEVVEHERRIAEATAREEGKPEAALPKITEGRVTGFFKDVVLLEQASVQDSKKNVKAVLDEAGVTVKAFARLSVGGA
- the whiG gene encoding RNA polymerase sigma factor WhiG, producing MSERTREPDAAAAADTLGPVPSVVVEHPTAGTVAHVPAQGRDGHPGPTDELPALWRRYREARDEATRERLILHYSPLVRHVAGRVAVGLPPNVDMGDCASYGMFGLIDAIEKYDPDRGVRFEPYAMSRIRGAILDELRALDWIPRSVRAKARSVERGYQALEARLHRSPTEAELAGELGISVEDLQQTFSQISVVNVLALDELLAATDEPGEMNFGDTLADLTADDPVAVFEDQETRALLLNAIAELTERERRVIHLYYVEGMTLAEVGEHVGVSESRVCQIHSKAMLALRTKLAGRR
- a CDS encoding phosphatidate cytidylyltransferase — translated: MTAATEEPRKSRAGRNLPAAIGVGVGMGSIATASLIFEPAVFVGVVAVAILIALWEFGNALATTGVRIPLVPLGIGTVAMLAAAYEAGTESLMVGLLLTVLGVIGWRIAEGPDGFVRDVTAGVFTSVYLPFLAGFAILMVAAPNDGAERVATFILVVVCNDVGGYAAGVLFGKHPMAPRISPKKSWEGMAGSLVACATGGAICMATLMDDAAWKGVVLGLALAVAATVGDLGESVLKRDIGVKDMGTLLPGHGGIMDRLDSLLIAAPICWLLLSFFVDPTP